One part of the Symphalangus syndactylus isolate Jambi chromosome 1, NHGRI_mSymSyn1-v2.1_pri, whole genome shotgun sequence genome encodes these proteins:
- the INS gene encoding insulin isoform X3 translates to MALWMRLLPLLALLALWGPDPAPAFVNQHLCGSHLVEALYLVCGERGFFYTPKTRREAEDPQVGQVELGGGPGAGSLQPLALEGSLQKRGIVEQCCTSICSLYQLENYCN, encoded by the exons ATGGCCCTGTGGATGCGCCTCCTGCCCCTGCTGGCGCTGCTGGCCCTCTGGGGACCTGACCCAGCCCCGGCCTTTGTGAACCAGCACCTGTGCGGCTCCCACCTGGTGGAAGCTCTCTACCTAGTGTGCGGGGAACGAGGCTTCTTCTACACACCCAAGACCCGCCGGGAGGCAGAGGACCCGCAGG tggggcaggtggagctgggcGGGGGCCCTGGTGCAGGCAGCCTGCAGCCCTTGGCCCTGGAGGGGTCCCTGCAGAAGCGTGGTATCGTGGAACAATGCTGTACCAGCATCTGCTCCCTCTACCAGCTGGAGAACTACTGCAACTAG
- the INS gene encoding insulin isoform X2: MGSETIKPAGAQQPSALQDRLHQKRPSSRSVPRAFASGHCPSAMALWMRLLPLLALLALWGPDPAPAFVNQHLCGSHLVEALYLVCGERGFFYTPKTRREAEDPQVGQVELGGGPGAGSLQPLALEGSLQKRGIVEQCCTSICSLYQLENYCN, encoded by the exons ATGGGCTCTGAGACTATAAAGCCAGCGGGGGCCCAGCAGCCCTCAGCCCTCCAGGACAGGCTGCATCAGAAGAGGCCATCAAGCAGGTCTGTTCCAAGGGCCTTTGCGTCAG GTCACTGTCCTTCCGCCATGGCCCTGTGGATGCGCCTCCTGCCCCTGCTGGCGCTGCTGGCCCTCTGGGGACCTGACCCAGCCCCGGCCTTTGTGAACCAGCACCTGTGCGGCTCCCACCTGGTGGAAGCTCTCTACCTAGTGTGCGGGGAACGAGGCTTCTTCTACACACCCAAGACCCGCCGGGAGGCAGAGGACCCGCAGG tggggcaggtggagctgggcGGGGGCCCTGGTGCAGGCAGCCTGCAGCCCTTGGCCCTGGAGGGGTCCCTGCAGAAGCGTGGTATCGTGGAACAATGCTGTACCAGCATCTGCTCCCTCTACCAGCTGGAGAACTACTGCAACTAG